From a region of the Microbacterium sp. nov. GSS16 genome:
- a CDS encoding chaplin family protein, which produces MRTIVKHAMWGVLIAGGVSLLGATAANAAETNGDEGLLSGTQILAPITAPVDVVGNAVSVLGDGVVGSIPDAAPPAPAPAPAPAPAETSGDDGVASGTQALIDVAVPVTVSGNAVSVLGSSATQADTAAPAPAPAPAPAPASTSGSDGILAGTQGLISVTAPITVTGNGISLLGDSTVVQGADAAHAPAQAPATDATTGGDNGILGGTQVLAPITAPLTVTGNGISVLGDSTVAQGSDAASAPAQAPATDAMTGGHDGILSGTQVLAPITAPITVTGNGISVLGDSTVAQGSDAASAPAQAPATDAMTGGDDGILSGTQVLAPITAPITIGGNGISLIGDSTVEVPGANPGTEPGTDPGTDPGTEPGTEPGTDPGTEPGTDPGTDSEPGTDAASGSDQGTTLGVVAAATASPRVAAMTSTMTSAPALAVTGGGQMAPAFALLAGLMLFLGAALIGRARAAA; this is translated from the coding sequence ATGCGCACTATCGTCAAGCACGCCATGTGGGGCGTGCTCATCGCCGGCGGCGTCTCGCTGCTCGGCGCCACGGCCGCGAATGCGGCTGAAACGAACGGAGACGAAGGTCTTCTCTCGGGGACGCAGATTCTCGCACCCATCACCGCGCCCGTCGACGTCGTCGGCAACGCGGTGTCGGTACTCGGCGACGGGGTCGTCGGGTCGATTCCGGATGCCGCTCCACCGGCACCGGCTCCCGCCCCGGCTCCGGCACCGGCCGAGACCAGCGGCGACGACGGCGTGGCGTCGGGCACGCAGGCGCTCATCGACGTGGCCGTTCCGGTGACCGTGTCGGGGAACGCCGTGAGTGTTCTCGGGTCGTCCGCGACTCAGGCGGATACGGCTGCTCCCGCGCCGGCGCCCGCACCGGCCCCGGCACCGGCCAGCACCTCCGGGTCTGACGGCATCCTGGCGGGAACCCAGGGTCTCATCTCGGTGACCGCGCCCATCACGGTGACCGGCAATGGCATCTCCCTGCTGGGCGACTCCACCGTCGTTCAGGGAGCCGACGCAGCCCACGCTCCCGCCCAGGCACCCGCGACCGACGCCACGACCGGCGGAGACAACGGGATCCTCGGCGGCACCCAGGTGCTCGCACCCATCACCGCACCCCTCACGGTCACCGGCAACGGCATCTCCGTCCTGGGCGATTCCACCGTCGCTCAGGGATCCGACGCAGCCTCGGCTCCCGCCCAGGCACCCGCGACCGACGCCATGACCGGCGGACACGACGGCATCCTCAGCGGCACCCAGGTGCTCGCACCCATCACCGCGCCCATCACGGTGACCGGCAACGGCATCTCCGTCCTGGGCGATTCCACCGTCGCTCAGGGATCCGACGCAGCCTCGGCTCCCGCACAGGCACCCGCGACCGACGCCATGACCGGCGGAGACGACGGCATCCTCAGCGGCACCCAGGTGCTCGCACCCATCACCGCACCCATCACCATCGGCGGCAACGGCATCTCGCTGATCGGCGACAGCACCGTTGAGGTTCCCGGCGCCAACCCCGGGACCGAACCCGGCACCGACCCGGGAACCGACCCGGGAACCGAGCCCGGAACCGAGCCAGGAACCGACCCGGGAACCGAGCCCGGAACCGACCCAGGAACCGACTCGGAGCCTGGGACGGACGCCGCATCCGGCAGCGACCAGGGGACGACTCTCGGCGTCGTCGCCGCGGCGACGGCATCGCCTCGCGTGGCAGCCATGACGTCGACCATGACCAGCGCTCCGGCGCTGGCCGTGACCGGCGGCGGACAGATGGCTCCGGCATTCGCCCTGCTCGCCGGCCTGATGCTGTTCCTCGGGGCAGCGCTGATCGGTCGCGCTCGCGCGGCGGCCTGA